The following coding sequences are from one Musa acuminata AAA Group cultivar baxijiao chromosome BXJ2-4, Cavendish_Baxijiao_AAA, whole genome shotgun sequence window:
- the LOC135611058 gene encoding receptor-like protein EIX2 — MTTDNVYVLFFLLAFLCIQLIKPNVCDGALTSGCIPAERSALLEFQQGLKDPTNRLSSWVGEDCCKWEGVTCSNHTGHVVKLDLQNPHPLSDFGDEPYNNWTLGGELRPSLLGLKHLKYLDLSTNNFGGINIPEFVGSLHRLRYLNLSSAGLGGVLPHQLGNLSNLQYLDLSNDLDHSFVVPVNEFSIGDALWISHLSSLTYLNLNNVNFQNGAHWLEALNMLPSIVEIYLSLCKIQSVPRSLPQVNFTSLSVLDLSENFINSTLPLWLFNISGLEHLDLSANILQGNIPPSFGNLASLKGLNLAYNFRLQGGIPTSFKNLCKLQNLILSGININKDLLGLDEIFSGCIKMSLEILELSSTNISGQLPEWLFQLKKLKSLQLVRNLISGPIPVLIGQLASLQELYLAQNQLNETIPESVGWLSQLVVLDLEHNYLEGVMSEAHFGNLTKLKYLTLSSNSLALKVKSNWIPPFRLESLWMGSCRLGPEFPAWLQSQRNISEIAMSNASIIDAMPSWFWSLISTAEYVKISGNQISGHVPNLLHLNNFVDLDLSSNYFDGPLPYFPPGMIFLDLSNNSFSGTISRGIIMNMPNLIYLSLSENNLSGQIPFSICQLQVLWVLDLSKNMFSGELPNCWNNSSSIAVMDFSSNNISGVIPESICSIASLKSLHLSNNKLSGGLPLSMKDCKELFLLDVGHNDLKGEIPNWIGESLTRLKFLKLRSNMLDGDIPQNLSRLSALQMLDLADNELSGTIPMSFGNFTAMKVLGKLSSWKIDEIRYTEHMFITIKGNTLDYDKSLSLINILDLSDNNLFGGVPEELTSLSGLISLNLSGNHFTGEITENINKLQQLESLDLSRNNFSGTIPSSLASLTYLAHLNLSYNNLSGEIPLGNQLLTFDDPSIYIGNPGLCGLPLNQSCKDNETAHGQSNPDDRDENEMIWFYTSMAPGFVVGFWAVWGTLILNKNWNLYYFRFIDNMLDKVYVFTVLKVSRIRKCCYFQQG, encoded by the coding sequence ATGACTACAGACAATGTCTACGTTCTCTTCTTCTTATTGGCCTTCCTATGCATTCAACTGATAAAACCCAACGTCTGCGACGGAGCTCTAACCTCAGGCTGCATCCCTGCAGAAAGAAGTGCTCTACTTGAGTTCCAACAAGGCCTGAAAGATCCTACCAACAGGCTGTCCTCTTGGGTGGGTGAAGACTGCTGCAAATGGGAGGGTGTGACTTGCAGCAATCATACTGGGCATGTCGTCAAGCTGGACCTCCAGAATCCGCATCCTTTGTCCGATTTTGGTGACGAGCCATACAACAACTGGACCTTAGGAGGTGAGTTGAGGCCTTCTTTACTTGGTCTGAAGCACCTAAAGTACCTGGACCTAAGCACCAACAATTTTGGAGGCATTAATATTCCAGAATTCGTGGGGTCATTACATCGACTCCGATATCTTAACCTCTCCAGTGCTGGATTGGGTGGAGTCCTGCCTCACCAGTTGGGTAATCTCTCCAATCTGCAGTATCTAGACTTGTCCAATGACTTGGATCACAGTTTTGTGGTTCCGGTCAATGAATTTAGCATTGGTGATGCACTGTGGATTTCTCACCTTTCTTCTCTAACGTATCTCAACCTGAATAACGTTAACTTTCAAAATGGTGCTCACTGGCTGGAAGCTCTGAACATGCTTCCTTCTATTGTCGAGATATACTTATCTCTCTGTAAAATTCAAAGTGTTCCTCGCTCTCTTCCACAAGTAAATTTTACATCACTGTCTGTTCTTGATTTATCTGAGAATTTCATTAACTCTACATTACCCCTTTGGTTATTCAACATAAGTGGCCTCGAGCACCTTGATCTCAGTGCGAACATCCTTCAGGGTAATATTCCACCATCCTTTGGTAACTTGGCTTCCCTCAAGGGCCTTAATTTAGCTTACAATTTCCGTCTTCAAGGAGGAATACCCACTTCCTTTAAAAATCTGTGCAAGTTACAGAATTTAATATTGTCAGGCATTAATATCAATAAAGATTTATTAGGACTCGATGAAATTTTTTCTGGTTGCATCAAGATGAGCTTAGAGATTCTGGAACTATCGAGTACGAATATTAGTGGGCAGCTACCTGAATGGTTATTTCAACTCAAGAAGCTTAAATCACTCCAGTTGGTGCGAAATCTGATTTCTGGTCCTATTCCTGTATTAATTGGACAACTAGCATCACTTCAAGAGCTCTATCTTGCTCAAAATCAGTTGAATGAAACAATACCAGAAAGTGTGGGGTGGCTATCTCAACTAGTCGTTTTGGACCTTGAGCACAACTATTTGGAGGGTGTAATGTCTGAGGCTCATTTTGGAAACCTTACAAAATTAAAATACTTAACTTTATCGTCCAACTCCTTGGCTCTGAAGGTCAAGAGCAATTGGATTCCTCCCTTCCGGCTTGAATCCCTTTGGATGGGCTCTTGCAGACTGGGTCCTGAGTTCCCTGCATGGCTTCAGTCGCAAAGAAATATTTCAGAAATTGCTATGTCTAATGCTAGTATTATTGATGCTATGCCAAGCTGGTTTTGGAGCTTAATTTCCACAGCAGAGTACGTGAAAATCTCCGGCAATCAGATCAGCGGCCACGTACCCAATTTATTGCATTTAAACAACTTCGTCGATTTGGATTTAAGTTCAAACTACTTCGATGGTCCTCTTCCGTATTTTCCTCCTGGAATGATATTTTTAGATTTGTCAAACAATTCATTCTCTGGAACAATTTCACGTGGCATCATCATGAATATGCCTAACCTCATATATTTATCGCTTTCGGAAAATAATTTAAGTGGCCAAATTCCCTTCTCTATATGCCAACTGCAGGTCTTGTGGGTTCTTGATCTTTCGAAAAATATGTTTTCAGGAGAGCTCCCCAATTGCTGGAATAATTCTTCTAGTATTGCAGTTATGGATTTTTCAAGCAACAACATTTCTGGAGTTATTCCTGAGTCAATATGTTCCATAGCATCGCTTAAGTCGTTACACTTGAGCAATAACAAACTATCTGGAGGGTTGCCTTTGTCCATGAAAGATTGTAAAGAATTATTTCTTCTTGATGTCGGTCATAATGATTTGAAAGGTGAAATTCCAAACTGGATAGGTGAAAGTTTAACTCGTCTGAAGTTCCTCAAACTGCGATCAAATATGCTGGATGGAGATATTCCTCAAAATCTTTCAAGATTAAGTGCTCTTCAAATGCTGGACCTTGCAGATAATGAGCTGTCGGGAACTATTCCAATGAGCTTTGGAAATTTTACTGCCATGAAAGTTTTAGGAAAGCTTTCGAGTTGGAAGATTGATGAAATTAGGTATACGGAGCATATGTTTATAACAATTAAAGGAAACACTCTAGACTATGACAAGTCGCTTTCGCTTATAAATATCTTGGACCTCTCGGATAATAACTTATTTGGAGGAGTACCCGAAGAACTCACAAGTCTTTCCGGCTTAATCAGCTTAAATTTATCTGGAAACCATTTCACAGGAGAAATCACTGAAAATATCAATAAATTACAACAGTTGGAGTCTCTTGACTTATCAAGGAATAACTTTTCTGGCACAATTCCTTCAAGCCTCGCTTCCCTGACTTATTTAGCTCACTTGAACCTCTCATACAACAACTTGTCAGGGGAAATTCCACTTGGTAATCAACTTCTGACCTTCGATGATCCATCTATTTATATTGGCAATCCTGGTCTTTGTGGGCTTCCTCTGAATCAAAGTTGCAAAGACAATGAAACAGCACATGGTCAAAGTAATCCAGATGATAGAGATGAGAATGAGATGATATGGTTCTACACGAGCATGGCACCAGGATTTGTTGTTGGTTTCTGGGCAgtctggggtaccttaatacttaacaagaattggaacctTTACTACTTCCGATTTATAGACAACATGCTTGACAAAGTATATGTGTTTACCGTACTGAAAGTTTCTAGGATCAGAAAATGTTGTTATTTCCAACAAGGATGA
- the LOC135611059 gene encoding receptor-like protein EIX1 isoform X1 has product MHQQPEPHSMATDSVYVLFYLLAFLCIQLIKPNVCDGALTSGCIPAERSALLEFKRGLKDPTNRLSSWVGEDCCKWEGVTCSNHTGHVVKLDLHNPPPLSYVGGEAYNNWTLGGELRPSLLGLKHLKYLDLSMNNFGGISIPEFMGSFHNLQYLILSSAGLGGLLPHQLGNLSNLQYLDLYNDIFVAPVHEFSIGDALWISHLSSLKHLNLNSVNFQNGTHWLEALNMLPSIVEIYLSDCAIQSVPLSLPHVNFTSLSVLDLSDNLINSTMPSWLSNISGLEHLDLSYNNLQGNIPPTFGNLASLEELNFNNNSLQGGIPTSFKNLCRLQNLILRAIDISKDLLELDEIFSGCIKMSLESLDLSETNIRGQLPEWLFQLRKLKSLQLEQNLISGPIPVSIGQLASLQELYLGVNQLNETIPESVWWLSQLVVLDLGHNNLEGVMSEAHFGNLTELKYLILSSNSLALKVKSNWIPPFLLEFLWMGSCKLGPEFPAWLQSQINIFEIDMSNASIIDAMPNWFWSLISTAGSVSISGNQISGHVPNLLHLNNLIELDLSSNYFEGPLPYFPPGLELLDLSNNSFSGTLDIIMNMPYLTYLSLSKNNLSGQIPFSVCQLQALQVLDLSKNTLSGVLPNCWNNSSSIVVMDFSSKNISGVIPKSICSIASLQSLHLNNNSLYEELPLSLKDCTKLVILDAGHNDLKGEIPTWIGESLTSLRFLNLRSNMLDGDIPPNLSKLSALQFLDLADNKLSGTIPRSFGNFTAMKVIGKFSSRMTDATSYEEQMLVTTKGQTQDYEKSLSLMNILDLSDNNLSGEVLEELVSLSGLFSLNLSGNYFTGEIIENISKLQQLESLDLSRNNFFGTIPSSLASLTYLAHLNLSYNNLSGEIPRGNQLLTFNDPSIYIGNPGLCGLPLNQSCNVSETTRGQSNPDDRDENEMIWFYTSMAPGFVVGFWAVWGTLILNKNWNLYYFRFIDNMFDKVYVFTILKVSRIRKRYCSQQG; this is encoded by the coding sequence ATGCACCAGCAACCAGAACCCCATTCCATGGCTACAGACAGTGTCTACGTTCTCTTCTACTTATTGGCCTTCCTATGCATTCAACTGATAAAACCCAACGTCTGCGACGGAGCTCTAACCTCAGGCTGCATCCCTGCCGAAAGAAGTGCTCTACTTGAGTTCAAACGAGGCCTGAAAGATCCTACCAACAGGCTGTCCTCTTGGGTGGGTGAAGACTGCTGCAAATGGGAGGGTGTGACTTGCAGCAATCATACTGGGCATGTCGTCAAGCTGGACCTCCACAATCCGCCTCCTTTATCTTATGTTGGTGGCGAGGCATACAACAACTGGACCTTAGGAGGTGAGTTGAGGCCTTCTTTACTTGGTCTGAAGCACCTAAAGTACCTGGACCTAAGCATGAACAATTTTGGAGGCATTAGTATTCCAGAATTCATGGGGTCATTCCATAATCTCCAATATCTTATCCTCTCCAGTGCTGGATTGGGTGGACTCCTACCTCACCAGCTGGGAAATCTCTCCAATCTGCAGTATCTAGACTTATACAATGACATTTTTGTGGCTCCGGTCCATGAATTTAGCATTGGTGATGCACTCTGGATTTCTCACCTTTCTTCTCTAAAGCATCTCAACCTGAACAGTGTTAACTTTCAAAATGGTACTCACTGGCTGGAAGCTCTGAACATGCTTCCTTCTATTGTGGAGATATACTTATCTGACTGTGCAATTCAAAGTGTTCCCCTCTCTCTTCCACATGTGAACTTTACATCACTGTCTGTTCTTGATTTGTCGGATAATCTCATTAACTCTACGATGCCCTCTTGGTTATCCAACATAAGTGGCCTTGAGCACCTTGATCTCAGTTACAACAACCTTCAGGGTAATATTCCACCGACCTTTGGTAACTTGGCTTCCCTCGAGGAACTTAATTTTAATAACAATTCTCTTCAAGGAGGAATACCCACTTCCTTCAAAAATCTGTGCAGGCTGCAGAATTTAATATTGAGAGCCATCGATATCAGCAAAGATTTGTTAGAACTCGATGAAATTTTCTCTGGTTGCATCAAGATGAGCTTAGAGAGCCTGGACTTATCCGAAACGAATATTCGTGGGCAGCTGCCTGAATGGTTATTCCAACTCAGGAAGCTTAAATCACTCCAGTTGGAGCAGAATCTGATTTCTGGTCCTATTCCTGTATCAATTGGacaactagcatcactccaaGAGCTCTATCTTGGGGTAAATCAGTTGAACGAAACAATACCAGAAAGTGTCTGGTGGCTATCTCAGCTAGTCGTTTTGGACCTTGGGCACAACAATTTGGAGGGTGTAATGTCTGAGGCGCATTTTGGAAACCTCACAGAATTGAAATACTTAATTTTGTCGTCCAACTCCTTGGCTCTGAAGGTCAAGAGCAATTGGATTCCTCCCTTCCTGCTTGAATTCCTTTGGATGGGCTCTTGCAAACTGGGTCCTGAGTTCCCTGCATGGCTCCAGTCGCAAATAAATATTTTCGAAATTGATATGTCTAATGCTAGTATTATTGATGCTATGCCAAACTGGTTTTGGAGCTTAATTTCCACAGCAGGATCCGTGAGTATCTCCGGCAATCAGATCAGTGGCCACGTACCAAATTTATTGCATTTAAACAACCTCATCGAGTTGGATTTAAGTTCAAACTACTTCGAGGGTCCTCTTCCGTATTTTCCTCCTGGATTGGAATTATTAGATCTGTCAAATAATTCATTCTCGGGAACACTTGACATCATCATGAATATGCCTTACCTCACATATTTATcgctttcaaaaaataatttaagtgGCCAAATTCCCTTCTCTGTATGCCAACTGCAGGCCTTACAGGTTCTTGATCTTTCAAAAAATACGTTATCAGGAGTGCTCCCCAATTGTTGGAATAATTCTTCAAGTATTGTAGTTATggatttttcaagcaaaaacatatCTGGAGTTATTCCTAAGTCAATATGTTCCATAGCATCGCTTCAGTCGTTGCACTTGAACAATAATAGTCTATATGAAGAGTTGCCCCTGTCCTTGAAAGATTGTACGAAATTAGTCATTCTTGATGCTggacataatgatttgaaaggtGAAATTCCAACTTGGATTGGCGAAAGTTTAACTAGTCTGAGGTTCCTCAATCTACGATCAAATATGTTGGACGGAGATAttcctccaaatctttcaaaattAAGTGCTCTCCAATTTCTCGACCTTGCAGATAATAAGCTGTCGGGAACTATTCCAAGGAGCTTTGGAAATTTTACTGCCATGAAAGTTATTGGAAAGTTTTCCAGTAGGATGACAGATGCAACAAGTTACGAGGAGCAGATGCTAGTAACAACTAAAGGACAAACTCAAGACTATGAGAAGTCACTTTCGCTTATGAATATTTTAGACCTATCGGATAATAACTTATCTGGAGAAGTACTCGAAGAACTTGTGAGTCTTTCTGGCTTATTCAGTTTAAATTTATCTGGAAACTATTTCACAGGAGAAATCATTGAAAATATCAGTAAATTACAACAGTTGGAGTCCCTTGACTTATCAAGGAACAACTTTTTTGGCACAATTCCTTCAAGCCTTGCTTCCCTGACTTATTTAGCTCACTTGAACCTCTCATACAACAACTTGTCAGGGGAAATTCCACGTGGTAATCAACTTTTAACCTTCAATGATCCATCTATCTATATTGGCAATCCTGGTCTTTGTGGGCTTCCTCTGAATCAAAGTTGCAATGTCAGTGAGACAACACGAGGTCAAAGTAATCCAGATGATAGAGATGAGAATGAGATGATATGGTTCTACACGAGCATGGCACCAGGATTTGTTGTTGGTTTCTGGGCAgtctggggtaccttaatacttaacaagaattggaacctTTATTACTTCCGATTTATAGACAACATGTTTGACAAAGTATATGTGTTTACCATACTGAAAGTTTCTAGGATCAGAAAACGTTATTGTTCCCAACAAGGATGA
- the LOC135611059 gene encoding receptor-like protein EIX2 isoform X2, translated as MGGCDLQQSYWACRQAGPPQSASFILCWWRGIQQLDLRSAGLGGLLPHQLGNLSNLQYLDLYNDIFVAPVHEFSIGDALWISHLSSLKHLNLNSVNFQNGTHWLEALNMLPSIVEIYLSDCAIQSVPLSLPHVNFTSLSVLDLSDNLINSTMPSWLSNISGLEHLDLSYNNLQGNIPPTFGNLASLEELNFNNNSLQGGIPTSFKNLCRLQNLILRAIDISKDLLELDEIFSGCIKMSLESLDLSETNIRGQLPEWLFQLRKLKSLQLEQNLISGPIPVSIGQLASLQELYLGVNQLNETIPESVWWLSQLVVLDLGHNNLEGVMSEAHFGNLTELKYLILSSNSLALKVKSNWIPPFLLEFLWMGSCKLGPEFPAWLQSQINIFEIDMSNASIIDAMPNWFWSLISTAGSVSISGNQISGHVPNLLHLNNLIELDLSSNYFEGPLPYFPPGLELLDLSNNSFSGTLDIIMNMPYLTYLSLSKNNLSGQIPFSVCQLQALQVLDLSKNTLSGVLPNCWNNSSSIVVMDFSSKNISGVIPKSICSIASLQSLHLNNNSLYEELPLSLKDCTKLVILDAGHNDLKGEIPTWIGESLTSLRFLNLRSNMLDGDIPPNLSKLSALQFLDLADNKLSGTIPRSFGNFTAMKVIGKFSSRMTDATSYEEQMLVTTKGQTQDYEKSLSLMNILDLSDNNLSGEVLEELVSLSGLFSLNLSGNYFTGEIIENISKLQQLESLDLSRNNFFGTIPSSLASLTYLAHLNLSYNNLSGEIPRGNQLLTFNDPSIYIGNPGLCGLPLNQSCNVSETTRGQSNPDDRDENEMIWFYTSMAPGFVVGFWAVWGTLILNKNWNLYYFRFIDNMFDKVYVFTILKVSRIRKRYCSQQG; from the exons ATGGGAGGGTGTGACTTGCAGCAATCATACTGGGCATGTCGTCAAGCTGGACCTCCACAATCCGCCTCCTTTATCTTATGTTGGTGGCGAGGCATACAACAACTGGACCTTAGGAG TGCTGGATTGGGTGGACTCCTACCTCACCAGCTGGGAAATCTCTCCAATCTGCAGTATCTAGACTTATACAATGACATTTTTGTGGCTCCGGTCCATGAATTTAGCATTGGTGATGCACTCTGGATTTCTCACCTTTCTTCTCTAAAGCATCTCAACCTGAACAGTGTTAACTTTCAAAATGGTACTCACTGGCTGGAAGCTCTGAACATGCTTCCTTCTATTGTGGAGATATACTTATCTGACTGTGCAATTCAAAGTGTTCCCCTCTCTCTTCCACATGTGAACTTTACATCACTGTCTGTTCTTGATTTGTCGGATAATCTCATTAACTCTACGATGCCCTCTTGGTTATCCAACATAAGTGGCCTTGAGCACCTTGATCTCAGTTACAACAACCTTCAGGGTAATATTCCACCGACCTTTGGTAACTTGGCTTCCCTCGAGGAACTTAATTTTAATAACAATTCTCTTCAAGGAGGAATACCCACTTCCTTCAAAAATCTGTGCAGGCTGCAGAATTTAATATTGAGAGCCATCGATATCAGCAAAGATTTGTTAGAACTCGATGAAATTTTCTCTGGTTGCATCAAGATGAGCTTAGAGAGCCTGGACTTATCCGAAACGAATATTCGTGGGCAGCTGCCTGAATGGTTATTCCAACTCAGGAAGCTTAAATCACTCCAGTTGGAGCAGAATCTGATTTCTGGTCCTATTCCTGTATCAATTGGacaactagcatcactccaaGAGCTCTATCTTGGGGTAAATCAGTTGAACGAAACAATACCAGAAAGTGTCTGGTGGCTATCTCAGCTAGTCGTTTTGGACCTTGGGCACAACAATTTGGAGGGTGTAATGTCTGAGGCGCATTTTGGAAACCTCACAGAATTGAAATACTTAATTTTGTCGTCCAACTCCTTGGCTCTGAAGGTCAAGAGCAATTGGATTCCTCCCTTCCTGCTTGAATTCCTTTGGATGGGCTCTTGCAAACTGGGTCCTGAGTTCCCTGCATGGCTCCAGTCGCAAATAAATATTTTCGAAATTGATATGTCTAATGCTAGTATTATTGATGCTATGCCAAACTGGTTTTGGAGCTTAATTTCCACAGCAGGATCCGTGAGTATCTCCGGCAATCAGATCAGTGGCCACGTACCAAATTTATTGCATTTAAACAACCTCATCGAGTTGGATTTAAGTTCAAACTACTTCGAGGGTCCTCTTCCGTATTTTCCTCCTGGATTGGAATTATTAGATCTGTCAAATAATTCATTCTCGGGAACACTTGACATCATCATGAATATGCCTTACCTCACATATTTATcgctttcaaaaaataatttaagtgGCCAAATTCCCTTCTCTGTATGCCAACTGCAGGCCTTACAGGTTCTTGATCTTTCAAAAAATACGTTATCAGGAGTGCTCCCCAATTGTTGGAATAATTCTTCAAGTATTGTAGTTATggatttttcaagcaaaaacatatCTGGAGTTATTCCTAAGTCAATATGTTCCATAGCATCGCTTCAGTCGTTGCACTTGAACAATAATAGTCTATATGAAGAGTTGCCCCTGTCCTTGAAAGATTGTACGAAATTAGTCATTCTTGATGCTggacataatgatttgaaaggtGAAATTCCAACTTGGATTGGCGAAAGTTTAACTAGTCTGAGGTTCCTCAATCTACGATCAAATATGTTGGACGGAGATAttcctccaaatctttcaaaattAAGTGCTCTCCAATTTCTCGACCTTGCAGATAATAAGCTGTCGGGAACTATTCCAAGGAGCTTTGGAAATTTTACTGCCATGAAAGTTATTGGAAAGTTTTCCAGTAGGATGACAGATGCAACAAGTTACGAGGAGCAGATGCTAGTAACAACTAAAGGACAAACTCAAGACTATGAGAAGTCACTTTCGCTTATGAATATTTTAGACCTATCGGATAATAACTTATCTGGAGAAGTACTCGAAGAACTTGTGAGTCTTTCTGGCTTATTCAGTTTAAATTTATCTGGAAACTATTTCACAGGAGAAATCATTGAAAATATCAGTAAATTACAACAGTTGGAGTCCCTTGACTTATCAAGGAACAACTTTTTTGGCACAATTCCTTCAAGCCTTGCTTCCCTGACTTATTTAGCTCACTTGAACCTCTCATACAACAACTTGTCAGGGGAAATTCCACGTGGTAATCAACTTTTAACCTTCAATGATCCATCTATCTATATTGGCAATCCTGGTCTTTGTGGGCTTCCTCTGAATCAAAGTTGCAATGTCAGTGAGACAACACGAGGTCAAAGTAATCCAGATGATAGAGATGAGAATGAGATGATATGGTTCTACACGAGCATGGCACCAGGATTTGTTGTTGGTTTCTGGGCAgtctggggtaccttaatacttaacaagaattggaacctTTATTACTTCCGATTTATAGACAACATGTTTGACAAAGTATATGTGTTTACCATACTGAAAGTTTCTAGGATCAGAAAACGTTATTGTTCCCAACAAGGATGA